Genomic window (Rosa chinensis cultivar Old Blush chromosome 6, RchiOBHm-V2, whole genome shotgun sequence):
TGGAATGGCCAGATCAAAACTTAAGTTAATGCAAAGAATGCGAGAGACCACTTCAATTCCTGTGAGCTGGAGAATGTGATCTGCTACAGCATTTGGTCGAAGATGTATGCGACTATTATATAAACTTTCTTCCTCTGGGAGAAATGGAGACTCCGAAAACGTAGGGTCTGTTGTCCAAAAGACTGGGTCCTTACTGATAACCCGAGTGAAACTGCAAATGTGACCAGATGAGTGGCAAACCTTTTGGCAGGAAATGCCCCCAATGTCATCATATGCAACAAGGTAAAATCCCAAGTTCATATCATCATAAATTCCCTGCAAACAGAGAAAATTGACCGGGATTCAATTGAGTCACACTTGATATCTCTTTTGAATCCACCATCGGGTAATaagaaatcaagagaaggaagcGAGAATAGAGCAAAAAATCAATCAGTTAACCCTAGAGCTATCTCAAAGTTGGCTGATTATGTTCCTAAAAATGATTGATCCAACCGTGCCCATTAGTttgaaattctaccaaaataaatcaaagaaTGATAAGCATCAACTACAATATATACTTCAGCACTAAAAAAGTAACTGCTTCCTGTAGACAGACTTCCatgaacacaaaaaaaaaaaaaaaaaacataattttcaattgagCCACACCTTCAAAGCACTTTTAATTTCACCAGCTAATAATTTCACACCACGAAAAGCAGGAGGGAAACTAGCAAAATCAACTAGTTTAACTCTTGAGCTGGCTGCTTATACACAGTCTGGCTGACTATGTTCCTCAGACCAAACATTCCCAGCACAGAGGCTTTATAAAATTTTagcacttaaaaaaaaaagaaaaaatcaacgATTCATATAGACAGACTCCCGGTCACAATTGTCATAGGGATTGAAACAGCGCTAATGACGATGGGAATAGATCCAGATGCTATTATATTACAGACTAGAGAAAATGTAGCTAACCACCACAGCGACATTGCATGACAGAGTTTCTCAAGGCAACCATTTCACAATAGGCAAAATGAGGAGCAAAAAGTTAACTTGTTCTCTCCCTAACTAAGCAGAATAACAAACCTAAAGCAGGAACTGATATACATTACACTCATATTCCAATTTCAGCTCAAAACATTCAAGTCTAAGAGAGAAAAAGGAACCTTCCAGAGGCCCTGCAAAGGCCGAGCCGGCGTCGGCGAGCAATCAACAATCTTAACAAAATGCTGAGACTCCAACTTCCTCCTCAACtgcttctccttctctcttctcctctGCCTCCTCGACGCTCTATCTCCACCAGAACCGGGGCTCGTCCGGTTCGCAAAGTACTGATAAATCTCCGACATCAACCGGTCAGGCGAGTTCGGCGACGTCCCGGGGGACCCactctcgtatccaatcaaatCCTCACCAATCCCACCTTCAATGATACTCACTGCACTCGAACCTCCATTTCTGTTAGCGGCAAAGCTCATATTTTCCTCCACCACAAAATGAGTCTTCCCCATCAAGCTCAAATTCACCGGCACCAAATCCTTATCGGAGAAATTCGGCCGGCCGGAGTCTAACTCCGCCGCGGAAATCTCCGTCCGCCCTTCCGGGTCGAGAAAGTTAACAACCTGGCCCTCCGGCGAGAGGCTCATCCACAAGAACGGCGCCTTCACCACGCCGTAGCTGCCGTCCTTGGCCGGAGAGACACGTGACCCGGTCAGGAACGAAGGGCCCCACTCGAAGAAAATCAACGGCGGAGAAGTGGCCTGACCGCCTTGGCGCCAGAATCCGATCAGATTCTCCCACCGGTTCAGGGTCTGGTAGAGGTTCCGGTACGTGATTTTGCCGCTACCCCATTTCTTGATCTGGGTCTTGGCGCCCCAGCGGCGGTCGCACAGAGAGAACCAGAGCTTGGCGTCGTTCTTGCAGAGCGAAACGAACCGTTTCGAGGTGCAGGCGAAGCTGGAGATCTCCGGTGGGGTCAGGAAGGAGAGGATGCATAGCTGGACGTCCTCGGGGAAATCGGAGAAGGACATTGAGCCGTTCAATTCCTCCATGTTGAGTTTTGGGTCTTCCATGATTGCAAATTTGGGTTGATTTTCAGGGCCAATTTGGGGAACTAAAAACTGGTGGGAGATTTGAGAGGCGGAAGAGTTGTGTAGGGAACAGTTCAAGTGTTGGATTGGGGTTGGTAGATTCCTGGAGAAGAACGAATCATTCTTCGATGCGGTGAGCTGATACCTGTAAATGTAGAGTTTCAGTTGGGGTAGAAGTGTAATTGAGCTAGCATGCGACTTATGGTAACTCATTCTTCTTGCCCGTAACGTAAGGTAAATTCTATGGCAGAAAATTATGTATATGGTAATCTTACCGGCCAAACAATATATATGGTTATTATATTTGACACATATTTTTCCATCTAAAGTTCTAAACAAACTATGGTGGAGGCGTGGAGGGCTGTGGCTTGAAGAGAAGGttggaatgatttttttttgattggggGGTTAGCCTTTGTAGATTAGGTAACACCGTAACACACACCCATGCAGGGTATCTTAGCATAGTTGGACTAATCCACTTCATAGGGCAGGAACGCGAACAGGCACAATGCCTCACCGCTGGCTTGCCACCAAGGCCAGGTCggaatgatttttgtttttaaaatttaaaaaatataacacgtcaattttatataatataataatttttcacaatttatTTAAATAGGGTGGATGCGTGGTAGTTTATGAAGTTTGAGgtaaaaccctaaaatataGGAGGGGAAAACCTAAATGACATTAATGACGCAAGCGTGCAATACTCAACACGAAAGGTCGATCATCCGCGAGTAGATGAAGGTTTGATACAACAGATTTCGACTTGCAAGTCGAAATTCTAGCAGCTAATGTATGTGACATATAACAGAAGAAGTCTGAAGAGAGATTTTGAGAAAACAATATTTGATACGAGCCTCCTTCGTTTTTCCATTGACATTTAGTTCAAGTGTTGAACCAACACAAATATGTTTCCAATTAATATACAAAGGAATTAAGTTACCATTTGGCAAGACGTATAGGAATAATAATCACAACTCTTGAATTAGACCTAGAATTATGATACACTCTCACTTTTCACTGGTATTTGACCTAGTCCGTCGAAAGCCCTTAACCGCACCGTCCACCGCCGAGCTCCCTCCCGCCGTCCGATCCCTAGACCCACGCCTCTTAGGCTTCACCTCCCCACCCCCAAATATCTGACACAGCAACTGCTGAACTGACTCAGGGCTCAAATACGACGACTTCCCCGGCAACGAAACCGAGAACGAGTCCAAGAACTCACTGTACGCTGGAACCACAAGCTTCACCGTCGCCAATCTAATCTGCTCCCTCAAATCTTCGTCAGGAATACTATAGTACCCTTTGTGCCTCTTTGATACATCATCCAAGCCCTTCATAAAAGCCTCCATTTTCGCCCTAACCATTGCTTCCTTGCTCTCCAGCTCCAAATCATCATCTTTCTCCAAAACCCTAACCAGAGGAACCCACACTATCTTCTGATACATGTAAGCCGATTCCTCTGCTATTACTTTGTAATTTTTCTTCATGTATTGGTCTCCCACGAGCTTCCCTAGCTCTGTGTTTTTGGTCCTCATGTAAATATACCAGTACGTGTTCATTGCAAAAACATGGGGCAGAGCCAACTTATCGATCCGATAACCCGACCGTTTCGATTCTACATTCCTCTGCAGAGCTTCCATGATGTGGGAAACGGCATCTCTGAGAAGGTTCTCGTCGGATTCGGGTCTGGACAGAATCCCAGCTTTCCAAATCTGCTCTGTTCTGAGGACTCTGGCCATGGGAACAGAGTAAGCCTCTGTTGCTAAGTACTTCATGTAATTCACAGCGTACCTTACAATTTTGGGGACTGACCCATCTTGCGGGGGAGGTACCCCATCTGAGTTTCCTTCAATTTGAAGCCCAAACTCCCAGAAAACTTTACTCGAAGCGTGAATCAGAAGCTTCTCGAGTTCTCTGAATCGAACGCAAATGTCAGTCCCTGCTTCACCTTCGAAGACTTGAGAGAATGCAGGCTTGAGTTTCTCCAAGGACTCGAACATGTCTAGCATCTTGAACAGTTTTTGTGGCTCTTTGCTGCTCCGGGCTACTCCTTCCCCGAATCTGAAGAACACCGCCATGATTTTGTCTGCGATTTTTACAAAGCATTCTGGCCAGACCAGCCCATCCATTATGCCTCCCAGTACTTGTTCGCAGAAATTCTTCTCTGAGACCAGCACTGCTTTCACTGCGAGTTCGAAGTGTTGGATCCAAAGGGTTATGGCCGTCTCTAAATTCTCCCAAGCCATTTCGTCTATTTCTTCCGGACTGTGTGTTCTTAAGTACTCTGGGTTTAGCCGCATTAGTGCTTTTGCCACTCTTCTGTATCTCACCTGTTGATCAACAACCATAACCATTCAACGGTTAATTGAGGGAATGCAACTATTTGAAGATTTTGAGCCATGAATAGCTAGCTTAGCAATTTATAATGATATAATCTTACATTCATCGATTATCTAATAAGCTTCATTAGACCATATTCAGTGCATCTATTTAGAAAGAGCTCTCTTTAATCGATGTCAATAAATAACGTAAGTATACGACATCCCTCTCACAATATCAGTCACGCAAGTCACACATAATGAGAGACTTGTTGCATACACATGTTACTCCTAAGAATATTTTCTCTCCTTAATGGGAAGAGGTGACTTAAACTTCTATAAGAGAAGCTCTTAATTAGTATTTAGTAAGAAATGGTAAGCAAGGTGATCAATAATTGTGCTAAAGAAAATTAGCAAATGTTACCTTAACATAAATATCGATGCATATATCCAAACAATCTTCGGCAGCTAGGGTTTGTGAGATCCGCCTTAGAAGTTCAATTTCCAACTTAGTGCCCAAATTAGAACCCGTGATCACCATCTGATCATCACCTTCATTATCCTTATCTACAGCCTGTGATTGATCCACTATATTTTGATGCTTTATTTGCTGCAATATATTCTCATACTCATCCTGCAAATTCAGCAAAGCCTCATCAAGCAGCCCTTCAAATCTCATAGCATCCACCTCTGTCTCATACAATGCCTTCAAAGTGGTCAGAGTCTCCCTCAACCGATGGATCCTGTACTGATCAGTCGCCTTCGTCCGGCTCAGAAACTCCACCACCTCCTGAAGCCTCTGGATCACCGGCTCGCCCTCCTCGCATATGGAGCTTATCGCCGCCTTGAGCTGATCCACACAGTCCACGTACTTGATGAGCGTCTTGAGCCTCTTGTTCATGTTCTTCTCGTTTGACAACTTCGATGACAAGTCGAGAAGCTTGTCCTGTATAGACTCTGATCGCTTGAAGTTGTCGAGGAGCGCAAGGGCCGGCGTGACAGCTCGGTTGATTCTGGTTTCCAGGGCCCTGGAGGCCATGGACATGGACTGTAATGGAGCTACTCTTCTTGAGGCTGAGGTTAGAGTTTCGTCAATGAGGTTAAACTTGTAGTCCATCTTTTTCAGATTCTGCTCCATCAAGGCAGAGGCTTTGAGTAGGGTTCTCAAGTCTGTGCAGGCTAGCTGAATGTCAGAGAGCCTTGAATCTTCTTTATTGGTCGCCATTGAATCTGGTTAAACTTCAGGGTGGTCTCTGTTCAATTGATTAGCTATATATGATACAAAGTTAGTGACAGGCATGAAGTGTTGGGGGCACAAAATGACAATGAAGTAAAATGGGGGAGAGAGGAGCTCGATGTAAACTAAGAACAAATGGCGAGTGTGCGATGAAAGGGAACAAATAGGCAGTTTGGAAGGTAGTGAGGTGTGCAGCCGGTTTCATCTTCAACCGCATGAATCAGTCCGACGATGAAAATGACTTGCAGAAGTAGGTACTGAAGTGAACAATAAAAAGCCCGGTACATCGTTCTTGTTAGTCAATGCCCGACTCAGGCTTGGTCTAGAGCATATGCCATTTGGGCTTTAGTTCTACTTTGAAAAGATTAATTTGATTTCACGTCGTTCAGTCGTTGtactaacaatttttttttatctgataATATATTTCTCTATTATTTGGTTCAGGGGTGTGTTTtgaaaactcaaaaccaaaaactgaaaacctaACTATAATTCCAGGAAACCACCAAAAGTAACTAAAACCAGATTAAACCGGTTAGTGCTAAAAACTAAACTGAACAATGTTTTTGTCATCAGTTCTTGCTCAATACATATGATAAACGGGAAAAATCTGAACTGAACTGCTATACttaaaattaattataattacTTTTACATGTTCAATCGCTAAGTACTTTTATTTATAGTAAAATGgaagaattccacaaatggtcacttaactatgacttattcgacactttggtcactgaagtttcaaatatatcactttggtcactcaactattacactgtcaattaCTTAAGTCACctaaagagtattttttataattttaatgaaaaaaattaacaaagtgacttaagtgattgacagtgtaatagttggtgaccaaagtgatatatttgaaacttcagtgaccaaagtgtcgaatgagtcatagttgagtgaccatttgtgaaattttccctagtAAAATTCTATCGTATTAAATTAAGACGTTAGTTAGATGATTTAGACCATGTCAATTCTAAAATATTTGACTGACTTGatttaataaatttaaaaatgCTATCATACATGAGTTAGCGGTTAGTGTTAGAAAACCAAATTGATGACTTCGACTCCACCTCCTACTGGTACTTTAATGCCTACCAAAACTACATCATATTAGACTAAGACGTTAGCAAGATCAATACAATAGTTAATAAAATACGAGATGTatataatataaaataaaatatgcaTACGTATTATTTAGACAATTTCATCTGATAATTTATAGAAAAGttaaacaaaatattattaatgtaaaagtaaattgagaattggaattggtctactcatttcatttcatagcccctttatatagggatagaattacaatggaaacatcgattaacatcaattacaataatgatagtaaatgttGATTGTGATGTGATTTCAATTCATTGATTCCTTCTTTCGtcagtttctttgacgaagacacataatgtgtttttcctttaacactcccctttgtgccaaatcaaagatgaaatggtgcatgagttgttgcctcactaaaaaccttgccaagtaacaataaaaagtgggacaaaaaaatacaccttggtcgaaggaaaagagcacaactcaccttttacatttaaggatgacatgtgtgtgttagactccccctgatgtctacacctccccctgatccttacattaatcaagggagcttggaaagtcttagcattcctatgcttttcacatgtttctcaaatgtggcctttggcaatgatttggtgaacaaatctgccacattctcctcaaacCCTACTTGATTCACTTAAATTTTGAtgagagcctgttgttgctgattgtagaaaaactttggcgatatgtgttttgtattatcacccttgatatatcctagtttcatatgttcgatgcaagctgcattatcttcataaatgcaagtagactcttcagtggtagaacttaAACCACTAtttcctcgaatatgtgtaatgatagctcttaaccatatacactcacgaaccgcctcatgtagagtaatgatctctgagtggttcgaggagataGCCACAagagtttgcttggttgatctccaagatatcgctgtgttcccaatggtaaatacatactAGTTTgagaacgacctttatgtgggtcagagagataccaagcataagcaaaaccaaccaaaatgtcatttcgcgttttggtgtagtgagtggagctttcaccatcaacatttcctttagggattgcagttccatatgcggtccctcttgtctctctgtagggaaagaatagtCACAAGTCAATGGtttcttttaggtatcgaaaaatgttcttgataccattccaatgaagctgcattggcgctgagctaaatttagctaacaagtaaactgagaatgcaatgtctggtcgagtacattgggctaagtataataatgcgcctattgcacttagatagggaatttcagctcccaacacctcttcgtcatcttcttctggacgaaatggatctttctttgcatccaaacttcgaccgatcatgggagtgctagcaggatgcgctttgtccatgttaaatcgcctgacttttggacatacgcagactggaggattagtattccacaaactcggtgttctagttcaaggcctagacagaatcgagttttcccaagatcccttcatctcaaattcggatttcaagtaactCGCGGTTtatcttatttcatcaagagtacctgatACActaaaaagcaagcgcgcaatttaaccctgaaaatgtcatcgttagtatatggtaaatagggatcgttctaaccggggattgagggtacatctgtaattgcaaaaacaaataaagaattaaaataaatacatagtataatatttacaaaaataaaacaaacaaaagggggtttcaggattattaaattaaaaataaaataaataaaataaagaaaatggaaaaacatatatatacgggtggaacgcaaggaataaagatcaaaaccacaatcatatgcaagaaatccaatcacaattcctataattgattttctatgtcatgagaaagaagttgaccatgtgaaacgttagaaagcaaacgatttcccattttttactttccttgaataattaatctaagtgaaagcacctaaatcaatcctattgaacatgcaatcatagtctagaaagctagctaatcaagaacacattcaacgcatgaagaacaaagaaaggatgtcaaccaaagtgtacaatctagttatgaataagttcacctatttgcaatcctccttaattgatttcgacttttgtccaaagcctttactacttaaactagctccaattacatgcatatatcctaagttggccaccaaagaacataaacatgaaaaagttttctataatccaaaatcaatcaagcaatctcacataagcaacatttaaatcaacatataaaaatcacaactttatttcaaaacataaaaataggctttaaactttgcccttaacgtttatgtcaactaaaaatcaagttcataagaaatcaaaataaagaaaaccaaaaaggttacaaggaataagatagaattacaccatgaatgatgaatggtggaaagcttgagacgttggtcttggatcttgaaagcaagcctccaaagcttcacgacacaagatggatgatggcggctaggaggcttcatggcttcttcttctcttcttctctttgcttgaagacgcagagacttgaaactacaggatggagagaaagcttgacgttatggagagaattttctgaatgaagaggtgtgttgtttggtggtgttgttgtgtgatggtgtgtagaattgtgtagagaatgctcctatttatagaaggatggcaacttagtctccaagtcttcaagattgatccacacagcattagccaatcagagaacgccacgtcagctctgctatgtcatccaaccaataagaaacctccaatttaacaccttgatttatggagattatttttgaattaattgcatgattattttctgatttatctcctcaaataactatccaatcatgccacacagcttcgaccaatcacagaatgccatgtcatctctgttgagtcatccagccaatcaaaagcctccaaaataagtccataatccttcaaaatatattattgctgattttcccaagattttatctgatttttctcttaattttcggccaaaatactcttgagtgaaaataaaaatgaatctggacttgttttggaccttttctcccttaaatctctccatggcgtcattatccttgatcctctcttgatttttgacattaactccatgattttcacattatctccatgatttcccatgcaaaaatcagatttaatctcccataatatctcccacatcatcttcaagccatgtggtttcctagtaccatcaggactcctctcttttcgccatgtgttttcatttcagctcatttcttctctaTTTATTCCAatatacctagaaaataaaaactaaattaaaatttaattatttaaggaaataactaagtaaaatatgaggaaataactattaaaacatcgcattaaaatgctcctatcaataccTATTATGTttatatcatcgacatatacagctacaattgtaaatccggaacttgttttctttataaaTACGCAAGACcacaattcatcgttcttatatcccttcccaatcaagtagtcacttagatgagtataccacatccgcccagattgtttcaatccgtaaagtgagcgtttcaacctaattgcaaacgcactccgtggtttagagtcacttgacttgggtaatgtaaggccatcaggcactttcatatatatatatatatatatatatatatatatatatatatatatatatatatatcttaatcaagatccccatagagatatgcagtaaccacatccatgagcttcatttccagtccttcggaaactaccaagctaactaagtagcggaacgttataacgtccattacgggagagtatgtctcctcgtagtcaattccaaggcgttgtgagaaatcttgtgccataaggcgagccttgtatctcaggacttcattattctcattacactttctgacaaagactcatttatgtcctatagGCTTGACACTTGGTGGGTCTAGCACTACTGGACCAagtacctgtctctttgtcagataatctaattctgcctggattgcttcttttcatttaggccaatctgctctttgttgacattctgcaacaaagtgtggttcgatatcatcgtactctatgatttcttgagcaacaatatatgcaaatacatcatcaatgtgtatggaagatctttccatcaactcatacgcactctcataatccattgagatttctttgttctctggaatcatttcaaacatcagagcgtcctctagtattgattcatgggcataactataatcagagacaatcttaCGAGAGAGATtatctacattgatgattaatggatcggtttgtgccatactcaccctcttcttccttgggtgagtgtcaatcgaaccaagtggcctcccctcttcctttgaggagccacgacctcaaccacacctccactaagtgtggttgcaatGCCTCTATCTGTGCCGCTGTATCCTTTGTTGGGAACTTCTAACCTtgtaggcacgtttgcagctggtatatgtgatctcatcactttagcgatatcagtaaacacatcaggcatcgaatctactacgttctgaagatcgattattcttttcacttcactttcacattgtgaagtgcggggatcaaaataagacagagtggggacaaaccacgacaattcctgtcgttcccttggaaaatcttttttcctatcttcccctaacgacgggaagactgtctcatcaaagtgacaatccacaaatctagcgataaagagatcgcctgtctagggttctaagtagcagataattgttggggatttgtatccaacataaatacttaatcgtctctggggacccattttggtgcgctgtgggggcgcaataggcatatatactgcgcaaccaaatatgcgtaagtgtgaaatgtcaggctcatatccagttaccaactggtacgcagaaaatggttggctagcggtgggtctgaaatgaataagtaaagctgcgtgcaatattgcataacctcatgcagatataggcaggttggtgcgcataagcaatgccctagccaccatctgtagccttttgatggtggcttctgcaagaccattttgtgtGTACACATCGGGTacaagatgctctacatcgatccccatagacatgcaataatcatcaaatacttttgatgtaaactctccagcgttatcaagccttatagacttgatagaatgatcagggtggtgagcccttaaacgtataatctgtgctaggagttttgcaaatgcatcatttcttgtggacaataaagcgacatgtgaccagcgtgtcgaagcatccaccaaaaccataaagtacttgaattgtCCGCATTCTAGATGGATAGATCCatagatatctccttgtatcatttgtaagaatggaatgttttgttttgtggctTTACCATAGGAAGGTCTTGAACATGTTTTTGCtgaagagcaggctttgcaaaaccagtgttgtgcctttgaaatagtcaatgaggcataatgggagggagatAGTCAAAATCTGGAGCAACCATTGACTGAgtaagttccttgttgccattgaagtctgcaattgtgaggttgacgtctgggtcatggcctttttccatatagtgagcctcttgttatttcgactccctatacctcttgtaattggttgctactctgttgcttgcttggcagttcttgtaccaatgcccaatgactccacacctatagcatggttcattgtcaactctttcctttttgacAGAAGGAttcttaggtgccttttgcaacccccccccccttgcTCGCGCGCgcccctttccacgtggtgtaggaatcagcacgtctaaacccctttgcattggagttatttccacttttcatttttccataattagcctcaggaattttctttgtcccagtagACCTGGcgttgttgttcaagagaaccacaTTATGTCTCTCAACCACTTGCAGTAAGCTGATCAACttattgaatgttgtgattcttttgttgtcatattccagcctatactggttcgctagtataagtgtTGAAGTaagaaaagtggaaaga
Coding sequences:
- the LOC112173766 gene encoding exocyst complex component EXO70I translates to MATNKEDSRLSDIQLACTDLRTLLKASALMEQNLKKMDYKFNLIDETLTSASRRVAPLQSMSMASRALETRINRAVTPALALLDNFKRSESIQDKLLDLSSKLSNEKNMNKRLKTLIKYVDCVDQLKAAISSICEEGEPVIQRLQEVVEFLSRTKATDQYRIHRLRETLTTLKALYETEVDAMRFEGLLDEALLNLQDEYENILQQIKHQNIVDQSQAVDKDNEGDDQMVITGSNLGTKLEIELLRRISQTLAAEDCLDICIDIYVKVRYRRVAKALMRLNPEYLRTHSPEEIDEMAWENLETAITLWIQHFELAVKAVLVSEKNFCEQVLGGIMDGLVWPECFVKIADKIMAVFFRFGEGVARSSKEPQKLFKMLDMFESLEKLKPAFSQVFEGEAGTDICVRFRELEKLLIHASSKVFWEFGLQIEGNSDGVPPPQDGSVPKIVRYAVNYMKYLATEAYSVPMARVLRTEQIWKAGILSRPESDENLLRDAVSHIMEALQRNVESKRSGYRIDKLALPHVFAMNTYWYIYMRTKNTELGKLVGDQYMKKNYKVIAEESAYMYQKIVWVPLVRVLEKDDDLELESKEAMVRAKMEAFMKGLDDVSKRHKGYYSIPDEDLREQIRLATVKLVVPAYSEFLDSFSVSLPGKSSYLSPESVQQLLCQIFGGGEVKPKRRGSRDRTAGGSSAVDGAVKGFRRTRSNTSEK
- the LOC112170356 gene encoding F-box protein At3g12350, with amino-acid sequence MEDPKLNMEELNGSMSFSDFPEDVQLCILSFLTPPEISSFACTSKRFVSLCKNDAKLWFSLCDRRWGAKTQIKKWGSGKITYRNLYQTLNRWENLIGFWRQGGQATSPPLIFFEWGPSFLTGSRVSPAKDGSYGVVKAPFLWMSLSPEGQVVNFLDPEGRTEISAAELDSGRPNFSDKDLVPVNLSLMGKTHFVVEENMSFAANRNGGSSAVSIIEGGIGEDLIGYESGSPGTSPNSPDRLMSEIYQYFANRTSPGSGGDRASRRQRRREKEKQLRRKLESQHFVKIVDCSPTPARPLQGLWKGIYDDMNLGFYLVAYDDIGGISCQKVCHSSGHICSFTRVISKDPVFWTTDPTFSESPFLPEEESLYNSRIHLRPNAVADHILQLTGIEVVSRILCINLSFDLAIPYMLRTTTNPVHAQGRVWQYGDGTFGFGFLQDSFIRDLKQVAKNGCLLDIM